The Acidobacteriota bacterium genome contains the following window.
GGTTGAATATTTCCACAATAAATCAAGGAAATCTCTCACCAAACCTTCTGCTGTCCAGAAAATATCCGACGGATTTTTCCTAGCCCGAGATTCGGCCCAATCGGGTTTTTTTAGGACAAAAAGAACAGACTCCAAATCTTCGATTTCGAGGACCCCTTTAAGAAAGGCAACAGAGTCCTTTTCCTCGGTCTCGAATGAGAAATAGGCAAGCAGGACAAAGTAGGAATGGACGAGTTGAACGTAGAACAATTTGCGAAGATCGTCTATACGCTTCGCGTCAAAGTCGGGCTTTATTATTTCCTCATAAAACCTATTCTGATGGTCCCAGAAAAGTTCTTTCAGTTTATTTGAGATACCAGAATAATACGCAAAGACGTTTTTCGGCTGGTACTTCAATTTCCCCTCATCGGAAAAGAATGATTTCAGGCTTAAGGCTTGACCATTAACTTCGATGCTGTACGAACTGTTTTCGCAAATCGCTCTAATGTGGTTTCTTTTGACTTTGTAGTCGATAGCAAAATCGAACTCGGGATACTTTCTTGTGGTCCCGTTACTTAGATCGAGATACTTGAAGATAAGTATTATGGCTTCGATGAAATTCGATTTACCAGACGCATTCTGTCCTAACAAAACGGTCTTCATCTCGGTCTCATCGAGGTCGATCTTGAACTCTCGGAGGTTCTTGAAATTTTTTATGTAAACCTTGTCGATTCTCATTTTTAAGCGGCAAGAGTAAGAAACGACTCCCGTCCATCTCGTTCTGTCTCTTTAATCTTCTTCTGGTCGAAAAGCTGTTTGAGTTCAACGTAGAATGCGTCGATGTCGTCTTTATGGGTGGAAGCCTGCCAAACCCTGCGGGTCGGTATTGGTCCTCGGCTTTCCTGTAGGATTTCTAAGATCGTCTTGAGTTTTTCAGTCATTCCTGCCCTCTTAGTTTTTTTCTTGTTTTTTTTTTGCTCTTCCTCAACTGCTTCTCTTTCGAATCGAGTCCTCTGGAGTAACACCGAGGCGGGTTCGTCGTTCTCGTCTTGATCTACTAATTTCCCGCCAAATGCCTGTTTCAGAATACTTTGCCGGAGGGCTTCGGATTGTTTGAGGCTCGCGGCGATCGTTTCTTCGAGTTTGTCGCAGACGCTCAGACGGCTTTCGATTTCTTCGACCACCAGATCCTGTTCCTCTTTGGTCGTAAATGGAAGAAAAATTGAACGAAATCTATCAAGGCTAATCTTTTTCTGAGCTACTCCTTTCGTAATAACACCAAGCTGCTTCCGAATCATTTGAGACTCAATACAATACCGGTAGAATTTCCTGTTAGCATACTTATCCCAGATCCTGAATTTCAAACAGTCCGATGTAATGACTGCCGGTGGGGCGGTTTCGGGATAAATTTCGCAGTCCCCCGGAGGGTCACCCATCTTAGTGATCACTAGATCAAGAGGTTTAACAGAATGGGCAATGAGTTCTTCAAATTTCGCGTTATCAATAAATTTAACATCACGATTAAAGTCATTTCTGGTCACGTTTTTTACGAATACTAGCGGAACGCCCCTTTCTCGGTAGTCGCTTACTTTTAAGTTGCTACCGAAGGGACCTATACCCAAAGCGTATTTTTCCGGGGCGCTAATATCATCGGGCCTTACCCAAACCCATCCTTCTGCCAACTCGCCTAATGTCTCGCTCGCAACCGAGACGGGTGAAGATTGTCGAGACCGAATGCCGGCTTTTTCCAATTCGCATTCTCGATCTTTCTTCATTTTTGCCACATTTGAACTCACATCAGCGGACTGCCACTTTGGTCGATCTTGGGGTACGAATAGTTTGCCTTCAAATGCTTGTTTGAGGACAGCTTGGCGGTAGGTCTTTAGTTGGGTCTGGGCTTTTTTGAGGCTTTCGACTCCGGCGTCCAATTCTGAAAAGAGTTCCTCGATCTTGGCAACGATCCGCTCCTGCTCCCCCGAAGGTGGGAGCGGAAGTTGATTTCTTTGACCGTTCCAGCAGAAATAGCCTTAAACGTTGTGCCCGTTCCTTTGCGATCAAGTTCTTCTTTAATACCTAAAAGATAGTAGAAAAGAAACTTATGGTTAGAATACCGAAGTGCTGCAAGTCCTCGACCTATACAACTTTTCTCGTCCGCAACATTCACAGCCCCTACGGGGGCACGGACTGAAAGAAGTATGTCCTGCGGCTCTGCGATACGTTCAGGACTTGTACACCATTTTCTGGCAACGGGATGCAAATCAGTAAAATCGGCTTTCCCCTGAAAGAATGGCAAACCGTTTCCGTCAGAGTTATACGTACTTGACGGAGGGGACGTGCCCATGATTATTGTGCACACTTCTTCGAGCGGCCTTAGTTCCCAAGTTTTCGGTAACGTGTCTTGATTCATTACGCTGCCAAAGCCTCGTTTAATTCCACAATGATTGGTTCCATCTGTTCACCAAAAAGCTGATACATCTTCCCGAGGCCGCCTACGGGAGCGAATGGCTCAAACTCAAAATCACCTCGCGAGATATGGAATGAGTTTGAGACGTGATCCTTGATCATGCGGAGCCACGCCATCTGTTCCTCGTTAAACTTTACCGGGCCTGCCTGCTTACCAAATACCCAGTTCTGAAAATTGCGGTCGATCGTCTTTGAGTAATCGGTTAGGCGTGCGTCGATGCCGGAGACCCGCCGCACGAGAGCGACAAGCGAAGTAAGTTCGGTCTTTGCCGCTCCATCGGTTTCGCCAAGCTGCTGGTAAGCCTGCCATACGTTGAGAGGTGCGATCGTCGGCCGCTCGGTTTTCAGTATCTCGCACAGGTCACGAATCATCGCGTAGGTCAGCTCGCGGCGGCGGTACGGCTGTGAGTAGAAAATCTGCAACGCCGTGATCTCGTCGCGATTCTCTTCGATCCACGCCGCGAAATCCGCGATAAGCGAGTTTGCTCGCTCTGCCTCGTCCTCGTTCCAGCCCGCATTTAACACCTTGTCCGGGTTGATCGTGTCGATGATCTGGTAGAGCGATTTGCGAACGTTCTCAACGTATTCACTCAGATCACCCGTAAAGACCTCAGCCGCCTGCTCGATCATCTCATTTCGCCGCTCATCGACCGCCTTTTCGATCGCCTCGGGTGCCAAGTCAGGTGTTTCGCTTGTGACTTGTGCTCGAATAACATCGTCGGTATCAGGGTCGTGTGCGCGAACAAGTGCCGCCGCGACCTCAGAAACCGTCTTGCCGCCGGTCTTTTCCTTAAAGATCTCACGCTGCTTGTCGCTGATCTGCTTATCGAGTCGTATCAATCGACCAGCGAGCGTCGAGAAAGTGTCTTCGTCACGTACACCGACCGCGACTGCCTGCATGAGGTCTTTGAGAGCGACGCTTGGCTTGCGCTCAAGTGGGCGGCTGTCGGCCTTTATGCTCTTAGTCACGCCGACAGCATCAACAATGACAAAATGGTCCTTGGCAAACTTGGCGGTCGGCGTCACCTTCTTGAGGTCGTCGAGAGCTATAGTGCGAGTACCACGGCCCTTCATCTGCTCGAAGTAATTGCGGCTGCGAACGTCACGCATGAAGAGCAACACTTCGAGCGGCTTTACGTCCGTGCCCGTCGCGATCATATCAACCGTGACGGCGATACGCGGGTAATATTCGTTTCGAAAGCTCGCCAGAATCGATTTCGGGTCTTCCTCAGTCTTGTACGTAACTTTCTTGCAGAACCGGTTGCCCTCGTCAAATTCCTCGCGGACGATGTTGATGATGTCGTCGGCATGGCTATCCGTCTTTGCAAAGATCAGCGTCTTGGGCACCTCGAAATTGCCGTCAGCATCGATGCGATCTGGGAACATCCCCGGCAGGTGTTCTCGAAACGTGCGGATCACGGTGCGGATCTGATTCGGATTGACAACATCCTTGTCGAGCTGCTTGGCAGTGTATGCAACGTCTTCCTCAAGCTGCTCCCAGCGTTTCTTACGCGATAGCTTTTCGCGATGATCGACGTACTCGCCCTTCCAGATCGCCGCTCCTTTTTGAGTGATTTCGGTTTCGATCAGATAATTGTTGAAGCCTACATTCACCCCGTCAATAACCGCCTGTTCGTGGGTGTATTCGCTGACCACGTTCTGATTGAAATAGCCGAAAGTGCGGTTATCCGGCGTCGCCGTTAGGCCGATTTGGAACGCATCGAAATACTCGAGCACCTGCTTCCAGAGATTGTAAATGGATCGGTGGCATTCGTCGATCACTACAAAATCAAAGAACTCGAGCGGAAGCTTTTCGCTGTACTCGACGGGCTGCGGTTCCCTTGGCTGCCAGTTTTCGTGCGGATTTACCTGTTCGGCCGCGTCCTCTAGTTCCCTGCCTTTCAATACAGAATAAAGGCGCTGGATCGTGCTGATATATACCTGATTGTCTGTCGGCACATGGCTTGAGATGAGCCGCTGGACTCCGTACAGCTCTGTAAATAGGCGGTTGTCGTCATTCGGCAGAAAGGCCCGAAACTCCTGCTCGGCCTGTTCACCAAGATTGCGGGTATCGACGAGGAATAGGATACGCTTCGCCCCAGCGTATTTCAGCAGCCGATAGATAAACGTGATAGCAGTAAATGTTTTCCCGGAACCAGTCGCCATCTGAATCAGGGCCTTGGGCTTGTTCGCTTTGAACGAACGCTCAAGTTTGGTTATAGCCGCAATTTGACACTCACGCAGGCCGGTCTCGGGCAGCTCAGGAAGGCTTTGAAGACTATTCCGCAACGTTCGGCCCTTTTGCCACTCGCGAAACGTCTCGGGTCGATGAAACGAAAAAACTACTCTGGATCGAGGCTTATCATCGCGATAATCCGTGAATCTGGTCAATTCGCCAGTACTTTCGTAGACGAACGGCAGCGGATCGTTATTCAGATACTTCAGTTTGGCCTGCGCATAGTCGGCCGACTGCTCTTCGACCACTGTGAGCTGATACCCCATGTCCTCGGGCTTTGCCTCGATTACGCCAACAGGCTTCTTGTCGACGAACAGGACGTAATCTGCCGGCCCAACGTCAGTCTGATACTCGCGTACCGCAACGCCGTCATTAGCAGCAAGGTTGATCTCGTTTTTCCTCTGCACAACCCAGCCGCACGCAACTAATTGCGCATCGATATTATCGCGGGCGAGTTGTTCTGGATTTTGGTTTGGCATGAGAACTTCCGACATTTTAGCGCAATCGAGCATGTCCTACCTAGATTTTTAAGAACAAAGCTCGATATGGGAACTGTGGAGACAATCACATCCCGCTAAAGAGTGAGACAACCCAAAGAATCCCATCTACTGAGTGTCAAAAAACCCCGACATTTCTGCCCCAAAATACTTCAGTGTTTACCGAGATTTCAAGAGATGGATGACGGCTGTCAAAAAACTGTAGTTATTTGACACTATGAGGAAAGTCGTTTATTCTCATTTTTATGAGAGTTGGAATATACGCGAGAGTGTCGACGATCGATCAGCAAACTCTTCCGATGCAAATCGAACAAATGAAGGAGTACATAGCGAATCGTGGATGGACATTAGCCGCCGAATTTCAAGAAGTCGGCTCCGGCGCAAAGACAAGGCCGAAAAGGGAAGAGCTGTTAAAGTTGGCCAGACGAAGACAGATCGACGCGGTCCTGGTATGGAAGCTCGATAGATTTGGTCGGAGTTTGGCCGATTTAATCACTTCGCTTAACGAGCTGAGAGATCTTGGCGTCGCGTTCATATCGCTGACTGAGTCTCTGGATTTTTCAACTCCGCTTGGTCGGGCAATGGCAGGCATGTTGTCGACGTTTGCAGAATTCGAGCGAGATATCATTCGCGAAAGGGTTATTGCGGGCATAGCTAATGCTCGGGCAAAAGGGAGGCCGCATGGACGCCCAAAGACCGCTGCCTTAAAACTCAAAGAAATCCAAAAACTTCGCGATCAGGGTATGAACAACTCTGAAATTTCCAAGCGACTTAAGATCTCGCGTGGGTCAGTGATCGGTATTTTGAAAAAACAAGAACACGCGACGACGGCCTAGTTCCTTCGTTAAATAGTCATTGGTCGGCAAGTTGATTTTATTCCAAACCTACAAAGTCAACGTCTGTTAATGAAAAGACGATTTCGGGATTTCTTGGCGCAAATCGATAGCGTTTGGATGAGACGCTCAAGATATATCCGCTCCCGGGCGCGACTCCAGTGAAAGTGTAGACACCGAACGAGCTTGTTGTCGCGGTGCAACGATTTCCGTTTGCGTCAGTGAGAATGACGACAGCGTTCCGCAATCCTAAGCCGGTTGGCGTCACAACCCTTCCGGAAATATCTGCGGGCGGTAACGCGATCGCACCGGCTTGATTTATCTTGATGTACTGGACAGACGGCCTGGTCTCCTTCACGGGCAGCACACTGCTGGACGGAGCCTCGATCTCCGGTCACCCTGATCGACACGGCGGGAGGCAGACGCACCACGGTCACCAGCTCTTTCGGAAACTACACGTTCGAGGACTGGAAACGGGCAAAGACTACATGCTCGTAGTCACCAGCCGCCGCTACAGATTCGCAAC
Protein-coding sequences here:
- a CDS encoding restriction endonuclease codes for the protein MDAGVESLKKAQTQLKTYRQAVLKQAFEGKLFVPQDRPKWQSADVSSNVAKMKKDRECELEKAGIRSRQSSPVSVASETLGELAEGWVWVRPDDISAPEKYALGIGPFGSNLKVSDYRERGVPLVFVKNVTRNDFNRDVKFIDNAKFEELIAHSVKPLDLVITKMGDPPGDCEIYPETAPPAVITSDCLKFRIWDKYANRKFYRYCIESQMIRKQLGVITKGVAQKKISLDRFRSIFLPFTTKEEQDLVVEEIESRLSVCDKLEETIAASLKQSEALRQSILKQAFGGKLVDQDENDEPASVLLQRTRFEREAVEEEQKKNKKKTKRAGMTEKLKTILEILQESRGPIPTRRVWQASTHKDDIDAFYVELKQLFDQKKIKETERDGRESFLTLAA
- a CDS encoding restriction endonuclease subunit S: MNQDTLPKTWELRPLEEVCTIIMGTSPPSSTYNSDGNGLPFFQGKADFTDLHPVARKWCTSPERIAEPQDILLSVRAPVGAVNVADEKSCIGRGLAALRYSNHKFLFYYLLGIKEELDRKGTGTTFKAISAGTVKEINFRSHLRGSRSGSLPRSRNSFQNWTPESKASKKPRPN
- a CDS encoding DEAD/DEAH box helicase family protein, whose product is MPNQNPEQLARDNIDAQLVACGWVVQRKNEINLAANDGVAVREYQTDVGPADYVLFVDKKPVGVIEAKPEDMGYQLTVVEEQSADYAQAKLKYLNNDPLPFVYESTGELTRFTDYRDDKPRSRVVFSFHRPETFREWQKGRTLRNSLQSLPELPETGLRECQIAAITKLERSFKANKPKALIQMATGSGKTFTAITFIYRLLKYAGAKRILFLVDTRNLGEQAEQEFRAFLPNDDNRLFTELYGVQRLISSHVPTDNQVYISTIQRLYSVLKGRELEDAAEQVNPHENWQPREPQPVEYSEKLPLEFFDFVVIDECHRSIYNLWKQVLEYFDAFQIGLTATPDNRTFGYFNQNVVSEYTHEQAVIDGVNVGFNNYLIETEITQKGAAIWKGEYVDHREKLSRKKRWEQLEEDVAYTAKQLDKDVVNPNQIRTVIRTFREHLPGMFPDRIDADGNFEVPKTLIFAKTDSHADDIINIVREEFDEGNRFCKKVTYKTEEDPKSILASFRNEYYPRIAVTVDMIATGTDVKPLEVLLFMRDVRSRNYFEQMKGRGTRTIALDDLKKVTPTAKFAKDHFVIVDAVGVTKSIKADSRPLERKPSVALKDLMQAVAVGVRDEDTFSTLAGRLIRLDKQISDKQREIFKEKTGGKTVSEVAAALVRAHDPDTDDVIRAQVTSETPDLAPEAIEKAVDERRNEMIEQAAEVFTGDLSEYVENVRKSLYQIIDTINPDKVLNAGWNEDEAERANSLIADFAAWIEENRDEITALQIFYSQPYRRRELTYAMIRDLCEILKTERPTIAPLNVWQAYQQLGETDGAAKTELTSLVALVRRVSGIDARLTDYSKTIDRNFQNWVFGKQAGPVKFNEEQMAWLRMIKDHVSNSFHISRGDFEFEPFAPVGGLGKMYQLFGEQMEPIIVELNEALAA
- a CDS encoding recombinase family protein, with product MRVGIYARVSTIDQQTLPMQIEQMKEYIANRGWTLAAEFQEVGSGAKTRPKREELLKLARRRQIDAVLVWKLDRFGRSLADLITSLNELRDLGVAFISLTESLDFSTPLGRAMAGMLSTFAEFERDIIRERVIAGIANARAKGRPHGRPKTAALKLKEIQKLRDQGMNNSEISKRLKISRGSVIGILKKQEHATTA
- a CDS encoding carboxypeptidase regulatory-like domain-containing protein, whose protein sequence is MKETRPSVQYIKINQAGAIALPPADISGRVVTPTGLGLRNAVVILTDANGNRCTATTSSFGVYTFTGVAPGSGYILSVSSKRYRFAPRNPEIVFSLTDVDFVGLE